Proteins from one Desulfonema limicola genomic window:
- a CDS encoding class I SAM-dependent DNA methyltransferase: MPISWNEIKDRSLKFSKEWKGETREHAEAKTFWDDFFHVFGVTRRRLAAFEQPVKKLNDKYGFIDLFWKGHLLVEHKSKGKNLDKAYSQALDYFSGLKERDLPKYVLVSDFENFRLYDLDENKQHNFSINEFYKNIKLFGFIAGYQKVEVREEDPVNIKAAELMGKLHDQLEQTGYEGHPLEIFLVRILFCLFAEDTGIFEKDLFREYIEIKTNEDGTNLGALLSEFFQVLNTPWGKRLKSLDEALNQFPYINGKLFEEPLPIPAFNSQMREIMLECSALDWSRISPAIFGSMFQSVMKPEERRNLGAHYTSEKNIMKLIKPLFLDELKQEFEKAKSNKSRLKEFHKKLASLKFLDPACGCGNFLIITYRELRELELEVLKKLFDKKQKLLTIEAFVQVDVDQFYGIEYDEWPARISEVAMWLIDHQMNLKVSEEFGQYFVRLPLKKSAKIINGNALRIDWEEIVPKNELNYILGNPPFVGSKLLNKHQREEMADLFAKVPNGKILDYVAAWYLSASRYINHTNIKAAFVSTNSITQGEQVSVLWNELINKYSIKINFAHTTFKWSNEAKGKAAVYCVIVGFSNSEVKDKTLFVYSDIKGDPEQLKAKNISPYLVDADDVFITRKNKPICNVPGMSFGNMPLDGGNLIINDNELADFLKSEPGAEKYILPLISAREFLNQKNRWCLWLEDINPKELKSMPLVLDRVQKVKEFRLASKAPSTQKHAATPALFRDRNRPDTFIVIPRVSSENRKYIPMGFFDKNNIVSDTCMSIPDGKIYHFGVLMSQMHMTWVSYVCGRLKSDFRYSKDIVYNNFPWPKNPDTKNKAKVEKCAQKILDVRAEFPESSLADLYDPIAMPPKLVKAHQDLDKALDLCYRPQPFTTEMSRIEFLFDLYKEYIQQPLK, translated from the coding sequence ATGCCAATAAGCTGGAATGAAATAAAAGACCGCTCATTAAAATTTTCCAAAGAATGGAAAGGCGAAACAAGGGAACATGCAGAAGCAAAAACCTTCTGGGATGATTTTTTCCATGTTTTCGGTGTTACAAGAAGGCGGCTGGCGGCTTTTGAACAGCCGGTCAAGAAATTAAATGATAAATACGGTTTTATTGATCTGTTCTGGAAAGGACATCTGCTTGTTGAGCATAAATCAAAAGGCAAAAATTTAGATAAAGCCTATTCCCAGGCTCTTGATTATTTCAGCGGATTAAAGGAGCGTGATCTTCCCAAATATGTTCTTGTTTCTGATTTTGAAAATTTCAGGCTTTATGATCTTGATGAAAACAAGCAGCATAATTTCAGCATAAATGAATTTTATAAAAATATCAAGCTGTTCGGATTTATAGCCGGTTATCAGAAGGTTGAAGTCAGGGAAGAAGACCCGGTAAATATAAAAGCAGCGGAACTCATGGGAAAACTCCACGATCAGCTTGAGCAGACCGGTTACGAAGGTCATCCCCTGGAGATTTTTCTTGTCCGCATCCTGTTTTGTCTTTTTGCCGAGGATACCGGGATTTTTGAAAAGGATTTGTTCAGGGAATATATTGAAATAAAAACAAATGAAGACGGAACTAATCTTGGAGCGCTGCTTTCCGAGTTTTTCCAGGTTCTTAATACTCCATGGGGAAAAAGGCTTAAAAGCCTTGATGAAGCTCTTAACCAGTTTCCCTATATCAATGGAAAACTGTTTGAAGAACCTTTGCCCATTCCTGCTTTTAATTCTCAAATGCGGGAAATAATGCTTGAATGCAGCGCCCTTGACTGGAGCAGGATTTCTCCTGCTATTTTCGGCTCCATGTTTCAAAGTGTTATGAAGCCAGAAGAAAGAAGGAATTTAGGCGCTCATTACACATCTGAAAAAAATATTATGAAGCTTATCAAGCCTTTGTTTTTAGATGAATTAAAACAGGAGTTTGAAAAAGCAAAAAGCAATAAAAGCAGGCTCAAGGAGTTTCATAAAAAACTGGCATCTCTCAAGTTTTTAGACCCAGCCTGCGGGTGCGGAAATTTTTTGATTATTACATACAGGGAATTAAGGGAGCTGGAACTTGAGGTTTTGAAAAAGCTGTTTGATAAAAAGCAGAAGCTTTTGACTATTGAGGCTTTTGTCCAGGTTGATGTGGATCAGTTTTACGGGATTGAATATGATGAATGGCCTGCAAGAATCTCCGAGGTTGCCATGTGGCTGATTGATCACCAGATGAATTTAAAGGTTTCAGAAGAATTTGGGCAGTATTTTGTAAGGCTGCCCTTAAAGAAATCCGCAAAAATTATCAATGGAAACGCCCTGAGAATAGACTGGGAAGAAATTGTTCCAAAAAATGAGCTGAATTATATTCTTGGGAATCCGCCGTTTGTGGGTTCCAAGCTTCTTAATAAACATCAGCGGGAAGAAATGGCTGATTTATTTGCAAAAGTACCAAATGGTAAAATACTGGACTATGTAGCTGCATGGTATTTATCAGCTTCCAGATATATTAATCATACGAATATAAAAGCTGCATTTGTTTCTACAAACTCTATTACTCAGGGTGAACAGGTAAGTGTTTTATGGAATGAATTGATTAATAAATACAGCATAAAAATTAATTTTGCACATACTACTTTCAAATGGAGCAATGAAGCAAAAGGAAAGGCTGCTGTTTACTGCGTCATTGTCGGTTTTTCAAATTCTGAGGTAAAAGATAAAACATTATTTGTTTATTCAGATATTAAAGGCGATCCTGAGCAGCTTAAAGCAAAAAATATAAGTCCTTATTTAGTTGATGCGGATGATGTTTTCATAACAAGAAAAAATAAACCGATTTGTAATGTGCCTGGAATGTCGTTTGGCAATATGCCTTTAGACGGAGGAAATTTAATAATAAATGATAATGAACTGGCAGATTTTCTAAAATCTGAACCAGGTGCAGAAAAATATATTCTTCCGCTTATCAGTGCAAGAGAATTTTTAAATCAGAAAAACAGATGGTGTTTATGGCTGGAAGATATAAATCCAAAAGAGCTGAAATCAATGCCGCTTGTTTTAGACAGGGTTCAGAAAGTCAAAGAATTCAGGCTGGCAAGCAAAGCCCCTTCAACTCAAAAGCATGCAGCTACACCTGCATTATTCAGAGATCGCAACAGACCTGACACTTTTATAGTAATTCCCAGAGTATCTTCTGAAAATCGAAAATATATACCAATGGGTTTTTTTGATAAAAACAATATTGTAAGTGATACATGCATGTCCATACCTGACGGCAAAATATATCATTTTGGGGTGCTGATGTCCCAAATGCACATGACATGGGTAAGTTATGTATGCGGCAGATTAAAAAGCGATTTTAGATATTCAAAAGACATAGTTTACAACAACTTCCCCTGGCCCAAAAACCCGGACACCAAAAACAAGGCAAAAGTAGAAAAATGCGCTCAAAAGATTTTAGATGTGCGCGCTGAATTTCCTGAAAGCAGTCTGGCGGATTTATATGACCCAATTGCAATGCCGCCCAAGCTTGTAAAAGCTCACCAGGACTTGGATAAAGCATTAGACTTATGTTACAGACCCCAGCCTTTTACAACCGAGATGTCCCGTATAGAATTTTTGTTTGATTTATATAAAGAATATATACAGCAGCCTCTAAAATAA
- a CDS encoding methyl-accepting chemotaxis protein, with protein sequence MLSDQLNKKTIPCAAFFLLFAVMAAVTLLWYTSRVSDNLKSIQNNASGIIKQLTGLNEHLQTCMNNNQAVNNSLSSRVKLLDQLEKNIKTPDLSALDSVYKIKKQDLLFQNIIQKNKELIDSCLEQLSLIQNQIDNKFIKISDNTKGSILIISIIFTILFFMIFFSILFGSTKRNKPLRHAINGLAESTEHVTKASLNVSSVSQMVADRTSEQAKLLEDILSNLKDIAAMTNQNSEDVNHADTLMKNIRISTQETTLFMDAFAGFMEKITSASEESSRIVQSIDDVAFQTNILALNAAIEAARVGNAGEGFAVVADEVRSLSRQVTKASGEISDLLKGISLKITEGMKKFNKTNNIFHEVADNVLEITLIVNKVAKVSAEQTSRIEGAYNFINKIKDIALQNVKESDRSASASVEMSAQAEQLKGFVDEVKFVALREGHYDKSMHSIVKKELSKGDYLIRQGEYSQEAYIIEEGEFDIFLNENPEKIVATLKEGDIVGEIALIKNVKRTANVVAKSPARVVVLYKKDCMDVLGKQKVLSRSVANMIKRRLEELR encoded by the coding sequence ATGCTGTCAGATCAACTTAATAAAAAAACCATTCCCTGTGCAGCCTTTTTTTTATTGTTTGCAGTTATGGCTGCTGTTACCTTGCTGTGGTACACCAGCCGGGTATCTGACAACCTGAAAAGCATTCAAAATAATGCATCCGGGATTATAAAGCAATTAACAGGTTTAAATGAACATCTCCAGACCTGCATGAATAATAACCAGGCAGTTAATAATTCATTATCAAGCAGAGTTAAATTATTGGATCAACTTGAAAAAAATATTAAAACCCCAGATTTGTCAGCATTGGATTCTGTTTATAAAATAAAAAAACAGGATTTATTATTTCAAAATATTATCCAGAAAAACAAAGAACTTATTGATTCATGCCTGGAACAATTGTCTTTAATCCAAAATCAGATAGATAATAAATTCATCAAAATCAGTGATAATACCAAAGGCAGTATATTAATTATAAGTATTATTTTTACCATTCTTTTTTTTATGATATTTTTTTCAATCCTGTTTGGTTCCACTAAAAGGAATAAACCACTGAGACATGCCATTAACGGGCTTGCAGAATCAACAGAACATGTTACAAAAGCTTCCCTTAATGTATCATCTGTAAGCCAGATGGTAGCTGACAGAACCTCCGAGCAGGCAAAACTCTTAGAAGATATTTTATCCAATCTTAAAGATATTGCCGCAATGACAAATCAGAATTCAGAGGATGTTAATCATGCTGATACTTTAATGAAAAATATAAGAATATCAACTCAGGAAACAACTCTTTTTATGGATGCTTTTGCAGGATTTATGGAAAAGATAACATCAGCAAGCGAGGAAAGCTCAAGAATTGTTCAATCAATAGATGATGTGGCATTTCAAACAAATATCCTTGCTTTAAATGCAGCTATTGAGGCTGCACGAGTCGGTAATGCAGGTGAAGGATTTGCAGTTGTAGCAGATGAAGTCCGTTCCCTGTCCCGCCAGGTAACCAAAGCTTCAGGGGAAATATCTGACCTGCTGAAAGGAATCTCTTTAAAAATCACAGAAGGCATGAAAAAATTTAATAAAACCAATAATATTTTTCATGAGGTAGCTGATAATGTTCTGGAAATAACATTGATTGTGAATAAGGTTGCAAAGGTTTCAGCAGAACAGACCAGCCGCATTGAAGGGGCATATAATTTTATTAATAAAATCAAGGATATTGCCCTTCAAAATGTAAAAGAATCAGATCGTTCTGCTTCAGCTTCTGTTGAAATGAGTGCCCAGGCTGAACAATTAAAAGGTTTTGTTGATGAGGTTAAATTTGTGGCACTTAGAGAAGGTCATTATGATAAATCCATGCACTCTATTGTTAAAAAAGAATTATCAAAAGGAGACTACCTTATTCGTCAGGGGGAATATTCACAGGAAGCATATATAATTGAAGAAGGAGAATTTGACATATTCCTGAATGAAAATCCTGAAAAAATTGTAGCAACACTTAAAGAAGGCGATATTGTAGGAGAAATTGCATTAATAAAAAATGTAAAAAGAACGGCAAACGTGGTAGCCAAGTCTCCTGCCAGGGTTGTTGTTTTATATAAAAAAGACTGCATGGATGTACTGGGAAAACAAAAGGTTTTAAGTCGGTCTGTTGCAAATATGATAAAAAGAAGACTGGAAGAATTAAGATAA
- a CDS encoding Rne/Rng family ribonuclease, translated as MSSKILINALDPEECRIAKVTDSKLEEFHIESTAKEITHGNIYKGIITRIEPGLQSVFVDYGAERHGFLQKHEIHPDYFLDNLSGDQSIKSIVKRGQELLVQVTKDPVMKKGAMLTTYISLPGRYIVLMPGSKNTGISRKIEDEEERSRLKELVNSVMLPQGFGIIVRTAGSNCNKTSLIKDLKYLLRLWENINNKGVGEDAPALLYKERNLVLRSIRDYFTPDITEILVDDEAVHHEVKNFFHIISPKHTRIVKLHTGPKPIFTKHALEDQIASIFENRVELKSGGSIVIDQTEALVAIDVNSGKGIHKKNIEQTAFSTNIEAAEEIARQLRMRDLGGLIVIDFIDMRDMKHKQEVERSLKSYVKADKARIKLGKISKFGLMEMSRQRIRPSIEYGGYLPCKHCQGKGLLPSAETLAISFLRKLHLETLKEGITHVKGIVPVSVAGYLLNSKKKEILDLEMRREIRIVIEGDASMLPRESRILCEQ; from the coding sequence ATGAGCAGTAAAATTCTAATCAATGCACTTGATCCTGAAGAATGCAGAATTGCAAAAGTAACTGACAGCAAGCTTGAAGAATTTCATATTGAAAGTACGGCAAAGGAAATTACCCACGGCAATATTTATAAGGGTATAATTACACGCATTGAGCCTGGTTTGCAGTCGGTTTTTGTGGATTATGGAGCTGAACGTCATGGTTTTCTGCAAAAACATGAAATTCATCCTGATTATTTTCTTGACAATCTTTCAGGGGATCAGTCAATTAAAAGCATAGTCAAACGGGGACAGGAACTTCTTGTTCAGGTTACAAAAGATCCTGTTATGAAAAAAGGTGCAATGCTGACTACCTATATTTCCCTGCCGGGGCGTTATATTGTGCTTATGCCTGGCAGTAAAAATACAGGGATTTCACGAAAAATTGAAGATGAAGAAGAACGAAGCAGGTTAAAAGAACTGGTAAATTCCGTAATGCTGCCTCAGGGTTTTGGAATCATTGTTAGAACAGCCGGTTCTAACTGCAATAAAACCAGCCTGATAAAAGATTTAAAATATCTGCTTCGTTTATGGGAAAATATTAATAACAAGGGAGTGGGAGAAGATGCGCCTGCATTGTTATACAAAGAAAGAAACCTGGTTTTAAGGTCTATCAGGGATTATTTTACACCAGATATAACAGAAATCCTTGTTGATGATGAAGCTGTCCATCATGAAGTCAAGAATTTTTTTCATATCATATCTCCAAAACATACCAGGATTGTTAAACTTCATACAGGCCCGAAACCCATATTTACAAAACATGCGCTTGAAGATCAGATAGCCTCAATTTTTGAAAACAGGGTTGAACTCAAATCAGGGGGTTCTATTGTTATTGACCAGACAGAAGCCCTGGTTGCAATTGATGTAAATTCAGGTAAAGGTATTCATAAAAAAAATATTGAACAAACAGCATTTTCTACCAATATTGAGGCTGCTGAAGAGATTGCACGTCAATTACGCATGAGAGACCTGGGAGGGCTGATTGTTATTGATTTTATTGATATGAGAGACATGAAACATAAGCAGGAGGTTGAAAGAAGCCTGAAATCTTATGTAAAGGCCGATAAAGCCAGGATAAAATTGGGGAAAATATCCAAATTCGGCCTTATGGAAATGTCAAGGCAGAGGATCAGGCCGTCCATTGAATATGGGGGATATCTGCCATGTAAACACTGTCAGGGCAAAGGTTTGCTGCCATCAGCAGAAACCCTTGCTATCAGCTTTCTGAGAAAACTGCACCTGGAAACCCTGAAAGAAGGAATAACACATGTAAAAGGCATTGTACCTGTGAGTGTGGCAGGGTATCTTCTCAATAGTAAAAAAAAAGAAATACTGGATCTGGAAATGCGCAGGGAGATTCGTATTGTAATTGAAGGAGATGCCTCAATGCTTCCAAGAGAAAGCAGGATTCTCTGTGAGCAATAA